CGTAGGTCCCCTGACCCGGGCCCTGCAGGAAAGGCTGgctcaggctccccgctgaccctGGCGGTCTTCTTGCAGTGATGGAGTGGACGTCGGCGCGCGCCCGAGCCTTGATGATGACCCTGAACGCCCTGGGCTTCAGCTTCGGCCAGGTCCTGATGGGCGCCGTGGCCTACGGCGTGCGGGACTGGGCCCTGCTGCAGCTGGCGGTCTCcgcccccttcttcctctgcttcctgtaCTCCTGGTGGGTGCCATCCCCCCTCCTCAGAGACctgccccccctccaccccgcgAGCAGAGGGCTGGGGGTGCAGGAGGCCGGGAGCACAGCCAGACGGGAGGCCCAGGGGCCTGGCTCCGCTGACGGCCACCGGCCCCGCGATGCTCACCCAAGTGCCGGTGGTgccactcccctccctgcccctccctgctcctccctgctcctcctcctctactcATCCTTCTGCCGGCCCCCGGGCCCGTCCTTCCCATCACCTCTTGGCCCTTTTCCATCTTGAGTCCCTGCTTGCCTTGGCATGTGTGGGGTAAGATGCAAAGATACAGTGCACAGACGCGCGCACACACAACCCCTTACGTACCGACCCTGTTACTAAAGAACAGGGATGGAGACCCAGTGGTCAGAGGGGACTCCCAgcacccacactgggctctcatGTGTGAGCGGTCAGGGAGCCCTTGCGCTGCCCTGAAATAAACCCGGCATGGCTCTTGCTGAGCTCCTGAGAGGTGTAGGTGcagagtaaatatttgttggatggcctcctggatggatggatgaatggatagacagacagacagaaagatagatggatggatgataaactagtgaatggatgggtgggtggaggggatggatgggtggatggatgggtggatggttggatgccCTTTAGGGCAGAGCTGAGCCTGGCTCATTCACCTACACACCCAGCAACTTAGTTGCATGGCCATTGTGGTCACTGCAGAGGGAAGGCCAACAGAAGCCCATGGGAGGACGGGGCTCCTGCACTGGAAGGAGGGCTGACTCACACACCTCTCCAAGCCCAACGGGATGGAGCCGAAAGGTCTTACAACAGAGCCTCAAGCACCTAACTCGCAGTCACTCTCCAGAGCAGGAGACAACCACACCTGGTGCTCTGACTCGGAGATGGTGCTGCCTGACAGGTGGCCTTCTGCAGGCTAAGCCCCGTACTAGCAGAGTGGAGGCGGGAGGGCGGAGGGCGAAGGGCGAATGTCAATGATGTGGAGTCCAGGGCAACCCTCCTGGCTGTCTGAGGCTGATGCTGGCCTCGCACGGCTCATGGCCCCTACAACGGTGAGGAGGTGCTCCTATGCCGGTGCTCTCTCCCAGGCCACCCAACTGGGGGCCCCCAGCTCTGACCCTCCACATGCTGCAGACCCTGAATTCCTTCATGGGTCCTGCTTCTTCCCTGGCCTCTAGCCTCCCGTTTGCCACCCGCTGTGTGACATCTCTGTGACAGGGTCTTGGCATCACACCCCCACACTGGCTCTGTTCCAAGACTTCTGTAGCAGGGATAGCAGCCCCCACCCACCAGGTCCCAGAGTCAGGGGCACCATGAcacctcctccccatccctccctgtccccccacctcaAGTTCAGCAGGTCACTGGGTCTTGTCAACTCTAACTCTAACATGTGCCTTGagtcccccttctctccctggttCTGCCAACCCTGGAGGACCTCAGGGCCCCGTACACTTGGAGCAGGCGGCCCCACTCCTGGCTGCTGCTCCTGGGAGAAAGGGAGGCCTGCCTGGGGGGGGGGCCTGCCTGAgcagaggcccagaggcaggagcCAGTGGAGCGTGGTGGGCACGACAGGGGACTCAGTGGGCTGGGCCGGTACAAGCAGTCTGGGCTGCTGTTGAGGGCTGTAGGGGTGAGGTTAGTGTTAGAGGCTGGGTCGTGGCGTGAGGAGGGGGAGCTGGGATGTGTTGGGTTCGCTAATGTTCTGGCATGGGCAACAGGGTCAAAAGTGAGgcaagggcagtggggaggggtcagGTGCAAAGCTTACTGGAGGGTGACAGGAATTGGTGGCTgcctgggggcaggtggagggccCTGGTGACATCAGGACCAAAGACCTTGCCCCAGGCCTGAGCCCCTGGCTGGGCATGAAGTTGTTTGcaaggaggggcccctgggggagGAGCCAGCAAGAAGGCTGTGTGTGACAGCAGGGAGGCCCAGGACAGGAGGGGAccctggcggggcgggggggatctCACAGGTCTGCTGGCCTGTAACCACTGGGGGGTCCTTACGGCACACGGGTTCCTCCAGGCCTGGTTACCAGGTGAGGCAAGGGAAGGGCCACCGGGTTGTTGGGGGGGACAGGGCCTCCCCACCACAAtccaagagggagaaggaaaaagacaggGAGGGCCTATAAGGAGAGGAGAGTGTCAAATGGCGTGGCGTCCCTGAGCCTGGGGCCTGTGAGCACCAGTGATACCACCCCCGGGGACGGAAGAAGACAGAGGGGCAGTGAGGCTGTGGCCCTGGGAGCCACAGGCAGTGCCCCCTCCCATGTACCCCCCCGACCCCCTGCAGGCGGCTGGCAGAGTCTGCCCGATGGCTTCTCATCACAGGCAGGCTAGAGCGGGGCCTGCGGGAGCTGCGGAGGGTGGCCGCCATCAACGggaagagggaggtggaggaTGCGCTGACCACCGAGGTGAACTCAACCCTCaggccctgtccctgcccccgcACAGCCTCCGAGGAGGAGGGTCAGGGGGAGGAGGACTGGCGCAGGGCTCCCAGTGCTGAcagggcacccccaccccacccctgcaggtcTTGCTGTCAGCCATGCAAGAGGAGCTGAGTGCGggccaggcgccccccagcctGGGAGCCCTGTTCTGCACGCCTGGACTGCGCCTGCGGACCTGCGCCTCCACTCTGTGCTGGTAGACCGACGCCCCTTCAACCCCGCCCTGCCTGGCAccacagcctctgcctctggcctgcCTCGGGCTGTCCCTGGCACCCCCCCACACCTCCACTGGAGATCCTGGAATCAGGGCTCTGGCTGGCATCCAGTCAAGGGGCCTCTAATGACTCCCCTGTCAGCCCACGGTCCTGCCAGCACGGCCACCTCCCCTCTAGTGGTCAGGCTCCAGGAGGAAGTTGGGGGGCggggactgaaccacccagccagcTGGGAAGGAGAGTGCCCACCCACCCGGTCTggaggggccagggaggagggagggggattATCAGAGCCCAAGGGCCAGTGCCACCCGGCAAGGACTGGCACCGCTGAGGTCACGGGGGAAAGACACACTCAGCAGAAGCCGCAGGCATGGACGGGACAGGATGTGGcacccagagggagggaggagggcataTGCCGCCCAGGCTTCCCTGGCCAGTGCACCTGTGCCTCCCATCAGGGCTCCCCATTGGCCAAACCTCACAGAGAGGCCCAGGGAAAGGTGGTCTACAGAGGCCACCCCACCGCTACACGGAGCCTGCAGGAGGAGGGTGGAAACGGGTCTGGGAACACACGAGCCGTTGGGAAGCTCTCCCCAAGCCTGATGCGACTGGCCCCCACCGCAGGTTCGCCTTTGGCTTCACCTTCTACGGCCTGGCCCTGGATCTGCAGGCTCTGGGTAGCAACATCTTCCTGCTCCAGGTCCTCATCGGGGTAGTGGACATCCCGGCCAAGATAGTCACCCTGCTGCTGCTGAACCGTCTGGGCCGCCGGCCCACCCAGGCCGGGTCCCTGATGCTGTCAGGACTCTGCATCTTGGCCAACACGCTCGTGCCCCTCAGTGAGCATGGCAGGAGCGTGAGGCTTCCCGACCTGGGGGCGCTGAGCCAGGAACAGAGGGCACTGGACCAGAGCGGGGGCCCGGTTAGGAAGGAGGCTGCCAGGGCCTCCGGGAGAGATGGCTCAGAGCCCGAGTgcagggggaaggtggggagcagggggtcCAGGAGTGTTCCCGGGGTCTGGCTCCGGGTGTCAGGGTGGGTGGCGGTTTGGTGACAGTGAATGTAGCCATGAGATCACTCGGGACATGCTCTGGGGACACCCAGGTAGAGCTGAGTCACAGACATTGGGAGGTCGGAGAGGGGCCTGGGCTGGAGAGAGCCCCCATCTGACCTCGGGGCCcctgccaccagctttgcttaAGCCCATCTCTGTCCGCAGAGATGGGGGCCCTGCGTTCAGCCCTGGCCGTGCTGGGGCTTGGGAGCGTGGGGGCTGCTTTCACTTGCATCAGCATCTACACCGGGGAGCTCTTCCCCACCGTCCTCAGGTAAGGGGGCACCCGGGGCTGGGAGGGCATGGTGGGGACAGCCTTCCCCAGCCTTGACCATTCCCACCGCCATCTCCCTTCCACGTGGTCTCAGGGCCGCCCAGGTGCGTCCCCGGCTCAGCCTGGACCCCTGGGCCACCctggacagggggtgggggggccctcACCGGTGTGTCTGCGACGACAGGATGACCGCTGTGGGTCTGGGCCAGATGGCAGCCCGTGGGGGAGCGATCCTGGGGCCTTTGGTCCGGCTGCTGGCCATCCACGGGCGCTCACTGCCCCTGCTGGTGTACGGCGGGGTGCCCGTGCTCAGCGGCCTGGCTGCTCTCCTGCTCCCGGAGACCCAGAGCCTGCCGCTGCCCGACACCATTCAAGATGTGCAGAACCAGTGAGTGAACTCCACCCGGGGCCACCTTCTTTGTACCCCCAGGGAAGCCCAGAATGGGGCagccctgccccccgcccctcccctgggcagagggagaggccaggGCACAGAAATCTGGCTCAGTCACATCGTACATCTGTGGGAGGGGGGAGGCCAAAGGCTGGGTCTCCTGGCTTACAGTGTGGACTCGGTCTCCTGTCCTTCATGCTACCATCTGAGGCCCTGATAGCAGGCCCGCCCTCCGCTCCACCTTACAAG
This DNA window, taken from Lutra lutra chromosome 10, mLutLut1.2, whole genome shotgun sequence, encodes the following:
- the SLC22A12 gene encoding solute carrier family 22 member 12 isoform X1, coding for MAFSELLDQVGGLGRFQILQMVALVVPIVWLTTQGMLENFSAAVPNHRCWVPLLDNSTAQANVPGALGPKDLLTISIPPGPNREPHQCRRFRQPQWQLLDPNATATNWSEAAMEPCVDGWVYDQSTFTSTIVAKWDLVCDSHALKPMAQSIYLSGILVGAAVCGHTSDRFGRRLVLTWNYLQMAVSGTAAAFAPTFPVYCLLRFLAAFGVAGVMMNTSTLLMEWTSARARALMMTLNALGFSFGQVLMGAVAYGVRDWALLQLAVSAPFFLCFLYSWRLAESARWLLITGRLERGLRELRRVAAINGKREVEDALTTEVLLSAMQEELSAGQAPPSLGALFCTPGLRLRTCASTLCWFAFGFTFYGLALDLQALGSNIFLLQVLIGVVDIPAKIVTLLLLNRLGRRPTQAGSLMLSGLCILANTLVPLKMGALRSALAVLGLGSVGAAFTCISIYTGELFPTVLRMTAVGLGQMAARGGAILGPLVRLLAIHGRSLPLLVYGGVPVLSGLAALLLPETQSLPLPDTIQDVQNQAVKKATHSAPEPTVLKSTHF
- the SLC22A12 gene encoding solute carrier family 22 member 12 isoform X3, translated to MAFAELLERAGGVGLFQALQVLTLLLPSILVPSQMLIENFLAAVPGHRCWVRMLDNSSEAPANLSSKDLLTVSIPPGLNLDPHQCRRFRQPQWQLLDPNATATNWSEAATEPCMDGWVYDHSTFTSTIVGKWDLVCDSHALKPMAQSIYLSGILVGAAVCGHTSDRFGRRLVLTWNYLQMAVSGTAAAFAPTFPVYCLLRFLAAFGVAGVMMNTSTLLMEWTSARARALMMTLNALGFSFGQVLMGAVAYGVRDWALLQLAVSAPFFLCFLYSWRLAESARWLLITGRLERGLRELRRVAAINGKREVEDALTTEVLLSAMQEELSAGQAPPSLGALFCTPGLRLRTCASTLCWFAFGFTFYGLALDLQALGSNIFLLQVLIGVVDIPAKIVTLLLLNRLGRRPTQAGSLMLSGLCILANTLVPLKMGALRSALAVLGLGSVGAAFTCISIYTGELFPTVLRMTAVGLGQMAARGGAILGPLVRLLAIHGRSLPLLVYGGVPVLSGLAALLLPETQSLPLPDTIQDVQNQAVKKATHSAPEPTVLKSTHF